Proteins from a genomic interval of Lycium ferocissimum isolate CSIRO_LF1 chromosome 2, AGI_CSIRO_Lferr_CH_V1, whole genome shotgun sequence:
- the LOC132037006 gene encoding protein FLX-like 2, with product MGSKGRGPPSNLRRPPPGPGMMYPDSFGPPMRNPPPGDFPPFDRLPPPEIMEQKIGAQHLEMQKLTTENQRLASTHVTLRRELAAAQHELQMLHVQIETIKANREQETKGLTEKISRIEAELQATEPIKIELPQAQGEARSLFAARQELVAKVQMLTQDLQRAHTDVQQIPPLLAELESLKKEYQQCRTTYEYERKLYSDHLESLQVMEKNYMTMSREVEKLRAELTNTSNSDRQTGGPYGGSTGYNENDVANNYAIGQNIYADGYGIYQGRGPLPTGTNVGAAAAVTSPQVGAQSVPPSNRPPYDASNMSGNDAQRGIRGPAGHGYEAQMGPSGPGYDAQRGSGLAAYEAQRGHGYDTMRGPGYDAQRAAGYEAYRGPGYDGYGAPVYDAQRGARYDVQRGASYDPTKASNYDASSKGGVATQGQVAPTGNTPHGQAPSPGHVGPGYDASAQGGNPARR from the exons ATGGGAAGCAAAGGTCGAGGGCCACCTTCCAACCTTCGGCGTCCACCTCCTGGCCCCGGCATGATGTATCCTGATTCTTTTGGTCCTCCTATGCGCAACCCACCACCAGGTGATTTCCCTCCTTTTGACAGGCTACCTCCTCCAGAGATTATGGAACAGAAGATTGGCGCCCAGCATCTTGAGATGCAAAAACTTACTACAGAAAATCAGAGGCTCGCTTCGACCCATGTAACTTTGAGGCGAGAACTAGCTGCTGCACAACATGAGCTGCAAATGTTGCATGTTCAGATAGAAACAATCAAGGCTAACAGGGAACAAGAGACTAAAGGCCTTACAGAAAAAATCTCTAGGATAGAGGCTGAACTTCAAGCTACTGAACCTATCAAAATAGAATTGCCGCAAGCACAAGGTGAAGCTCGCTCTTTGTTTGCAGCAAGGCAGGAACTTGTTGCTAAAGTGCAAATGCTGACTCAGGATCTTCAAAGGGCTCACACAGATGTGCAACAGATTCCTCCTTTGTTAGCTGAGCTGGAGAGCCTAAAAAAGGAGTATCAGCAGTGCCG GACTACCTATGAGTATGAGAGGAAATTGTACAGTgatcatcttgaatctcttcaaGTGATGGAGAAGAACTACATGACTATGTCCAGAGAGGTGGAAAAGCTTAGGGCTGAGTTAACCAACACTTCTAACTCTGACAGACAAACAG GTGGGCCATATGGTGGTTCAACTGGATATAACGAGAATGATGTCGCCAATAATTATGCTATAGGACAAAACATCTATGCAGATGGCTATGGAATTTATCAG GGCAGAGGCCCCCTACCAACAGGGACTAATGTTGGAGCAGCTGCTGCGGTTACATCTCCGCAAGTTGGAGCTCAGTCTGTGCCTCCGTCAAACAGGCCACCTTATGATGCATCAAATATGTCCGGTAATGATGCACAAAGGGGAATCAGAGGACCCGCTGGACATGGTTATGAAGCACAAATGGGACCAAGTGGTCCTGGCTATGATGCACAGAGAGGATCCGGTTTAGCAGCTTATGAAGCTCAGAGGGGGCATGGATATGATACAATGAGGGGACCTGGGTATGATGCTCAGAGGGCTGCGGGTTATGAAGCTTACAGAGGACCTGGGTATGATGGATATGGAGCACCTGTTTATGATGCTCAGAGAGGAGCTCGTTATGATGTGCAAAGGGGAGCCAGTTATGATCCCACCAAGGCCTCCAACTACGATGCATCATCCAAAGGCGGTGTTGCAACTCAAGGACAGGTAGCACCTACGGGAAATACCCCTCATGGTCAAGCTCCCTCACCTGGTCATGTTGGTCCTGGGTACGATGCATCAGCACAAGGTGGAAATCCAGCACGTAGATGA